One genomic segment of Myotis daubentonii chromosome 14, mMyoDau2.1, whole genome shotgun sequence includes these proteins:
- the SACM1L gene encoding phosphatidylinositol-3-phosphatase SAC1 isoform X8 codes for MLQDNKTFLAMINHVLSVDGFYFSTTYDLTHTLQRLSNTSPEFQEMSLLERADQRFVWNCHLLRELSAQPEVHRFALPVIHGFITMHSCSINGKYFDWILISRRSCFRAGVRYYVRGIDSEGHAANFVETEQIVHYNGSKASFVQTRGSIPVFWSQRPNLKYKPRPQINKVANHMDGFQRHFDSQLIIYGKQVIINLVNQKGSEKPLEQAFATMVSSLGNGMIRYIAFDFHKECKNMRWDRLSILLDRVAEMQDELSYFLVDSTGKVVTNQEGVFRSNCMDCLDRTNVIQSLLARRSLQAQLQRLGVLHVGQKLEEQDEFEKIYKNAWADNANACAKQYAGTGALKTDFTRTGKRTQLGLVKDGWNSLIRYYKNNFSDGFRQDAIDLFLGNYSVDELESHSPLSVARDLKFLAEDSTPLTCRDCWRQPCVSEGKVQAYTSEILRYQFQIPQCSGYRHALPIIMVVAFSMCIICLLMAGDTWTETLAYVLFWGVASVGTFFIILYNGKDFVDAPRLVQKEKID; via the exons ATG TTACAAGATAATAAAACCTTCCTAGCAATGATAAACCATGTATTGAGTGTGGATGGGTTTTACTTTTCAACCACATATGATTTGACCCATACTTTGCAGCGACTATCCAACACTAGTCCAGAGTTTCAAGAAATGAGTCTCTTGGAAAGG GCAGATCAGCGGTTTGTATGGAATTGTCACCTTCTGAGAGAACTTTCTGCGCAGCCAGAG GTCCATCGGTTTGCTCTTCCAGTAATACACGGCT TTATTACTATGCACTCGTGTTCTATTAATGGAAAGTACTTTGATTGGATTCTCATCTCGAGGAGGAGTTGCTTCAGAGCTGGCGTGCGCTATTACGTGAGAG ggATTGATTCTGAAGGCCACGCAGCTAACTTTGTAGAAACAGAACAAATTGTTCACTACAATGGAAGCAAAGCTTCATTTGTCCAG actcgAGGATCAATACCAGTTTTCTGGTCTCAAAGACCAAACCTCAAGTACAAACCACGACCGCAGATTAACAAAGTAGCAAATCAT ATGGATGGTTTCCAAAGGCATTTTGATTCACAATTAATTATTTATGGAAAACAAGTCATAATCAATCTG gTTAACCAGAAGGGCTCCGAGAAGCCACTTGAACAGGCATTTGCAACAATGGTGTCCTCCTTGGGAAATGGAATGATCAG ATATATTGCCTTTGACTTCCATAAGGAATGTAAAAATATGAGATGGGATCGACTAAGTATTTTATTGGATCGGGTAGCAGAAATGCAGGATGAATTAAG TTATTTTCTAGTGGACTCTACTGGCAAGGTGGTGACGAATCAGGAGGGCGTGTTCCGCAGCAACTGCATGGACTGTCTGGACAGAACCAACGTGATCCAGAGTCTGTTAGCTCGGCGCTCGCTTCAGGCCCAGCTGCAG AGACTAGGTGTTTTGCATGTGGGACAAAAGCTTGAAGAACAAGATGAATTTGAGAAGATTTACAAAAATG CCTGGGCTGACAACGCAAATGCTTGTGCCAAACAGTATGCGGGAACTGGTGCCTTGAAGACCGACTTTACCAG AACTGGGAAGAGAACTCAGCTGGGACTTGTAAAGGACGGCTGGAACTCACTGATTCGGTATTACAAGAACAACTTTTCTGATGGATTCAGACAA GACGCCATAGACTTGTTTCTGGGGAACTACTCGGTGGACGAATTAGAATCTCATAGTCCTCTAAGTGTTGCACGGGATTTGAAATTTCTGGCG GAAGACTCCACGCCCCTTACGTGCAGGGATTGTTGGAGGCAACCTTGTGTCTCAGAAGGCAAAGTACAGGCATATACCTCAGAGATACTGCGGTATCAGTTCCAGATACCGCAATGCAGCGGGTATCGCCACGCA TTGCCTATTATCATGGTCGTGGCCTTTTCAATGTGCATTATCTGCCTCCTTATGGCTG GTGACACTTGGACAGAAACACTGGCCTATGTGCTCTTCTGGGGAGTCGCAAGCGTTGGAACATTTTTTATTATCCTTTACAACGGCAAAGATTTTGTTGATGCTCCCAGATTGGTCCAGAAAGAAAAGATAGactga
- the SACM1L gene encoding phosphatidylinositol-3-phosphatase SAC1 isoform X6, with protein MAATTYERLKLHITTEKFYVEACDDGVDDVLIIDRVSTEVTLSVKKDIPPSAVTRPIFGILGTIHLVAGNYLIVITKKIKIGEFFNHVIWKATDFDILSYKKTMLHLTDIQLQDNKTFLAMINHVLSVDGFYFSTTYDLTHTLQRLSNTSPEFQEMSLLERADQRFVWNCHLLRELSAQPEVHRFALPVIHGFITMHSCSINGKYFDWILISRRSCFRAGVRYYVRGIDSEGHAANFVETEQIVHYNGSKASFVQTRGSIPVFWSQRPNLKYKPRPQINKVANHMDGFQRHFDSQLIIYGKQVIINLVNQKGSEKPLEQAFATMVSSLGNGMIRYIAFDFHKECKNMRWDRLSILLDRVAEMQDELSYFLVDSTGKVVTNQEGVFRSNCMDCLDRTNVIQSLLARRSLQAQLQRLGVLHVGQKLEEQDEFEKIYKNAWADNANACAKQYAGTGALKTDFTRTGKRTQLGLVKDGWNSLIRYYKNNFSDGFRQDAIDLFLGNYSVDELESHSPLSVARDLKFLAVTLGQKHWPMCSSGESQALEHFLLSFTTAKILLMLPDWSRKKR; from the exons ATGGCGGCGACAACCTACGAGCGGCTGAAGCT GCATATCACAACTGAAAAATTTTATGTGGAAGCTTGTGATGATGGAGTGGATGATGTGCTTATCATCGACCGGGTGTCCACAGAGGTTACCCTCTCAG tCAAGAAAGATATTCCTCCTTCAGCTGTCACAAGACCAATATTTGGTATCCTGGGCACAATCCATCTGGTGGCAG GAAATTATCTAATTGTCATtaccaaaaagataaaaataggtGAATTTTTCAATCATGTAATCTGGAAAGCAACAGATTTTGATATTCTTTCTTATAAGAAGACCATGTTGCACTTAACTGATATTCAG TTACAAGATAATAAAACCTTCCTAGCAATGATAAACCATGTATTGAGTGTGGATGGGTTTTACTTTTCAACCACATATGATTTGACCCATACTTTGCAGCGACTATCCAACACTAGTCCAGAGTTTCAAGAAATGAGTCTCTTGGAAAGG GCAGATCAGCGGTTTGTATGGAATTGTCACCTTCTGAGAGAACTTTCTGCGCAGCCAGAG GTCCATCGGTTTGCTCTTCCAGTAATACACGGCT TTATTACTATGCACTCGTGTTCTATTAATGGAAAGTACTTTGATTGGATTCTCATCTCGAGGAGGAGTTGCTTCAGAGCTGGCGTGCGCTATTACGTGAGAG ggATTGATTCTGAAGGCCACGCAGCTAACTTTGTAGAAACAGAACAAATTGTTCACTACAATGGAAGCAAAGCTTCATTTGTCCAG actcgAGGATCAATACCAGTTTTCTGGTCTCAAAGACCAAACCTCAAGTACAAACCACGACCGCAGATTAACAAAGTAGCAAATCAT ATGGATGGTTTCCAAAGGCATTTTGATTCACAATTAATTATTTATGGAAAACAAGTCATAATCAATCTG gTTAACCAGAAGGGCTCCGAGAAGCCACTTGAACAGGCATTTGCAACAATGGTGTCCTCCTTGGGAAATGGAATGATCAG ATATATTGCCTTTGACTTCCATAAGGAATGTAAAAATATGAGATGGGATCGACTAAGTATTTTATTGGATCGGGTAGCAGAAATGCAGGATGAATTAAG TTATTTTCTAGTGGACTCTACTGGCAAGGTGGTGACGAATCAGGAGGGCGTGTTCCGCAGCAACTGCATGGACTGTCTGGACAGAACCAACGTGATCCAGAGTCTGTTAGCTCGGCGCTCGCTTCAGGCCCAGCTGCAG AGACTAGGTGTTTTGCATGTGGGACAAAAGCTTGAAGAACAAGATGAATTTGAGAAGATTTACAAAAATG CCTGGGCTGACAACGCAAATGCTTGTGCCAAACAGTATGCGGGAACTGGTGCCTTGAAGACCGACTTTACCAG AACTGGGAAGAGAACTCAGCTGGGACTTGTAAAGGACGGCTGGAACTCACTGATTCGGTATTACAAGAACAACTTTTCTGATGGATTCAGACAA GACGCCATAGACTTGTTTCTGGGGAACTACTCGGTGGACGAATTAGAATCTCATAGTCCTCTAAGTGTTGCACGGGATTTGAAATTTCTGGCG GTGACACTTGGACAGAAACACTGGCCTATGTGCTCTTCTGGGGAGTCGCAAGCGTTGGAACATTTTTTATTATCCTTTACAACGGCAAAGATTTTGTTGATGCTCCCAGATTGGTCCAGAAAGAAAAGATAG